A stretch of Flexivirga aerilata DNA encodes these proteins:
- a CDS encoding single-stranded DNA-binding protein: protein MNETTVTIHGNLVADPERRSGRTGDFTTFRVAVNERWYDKKTQAYVDGPSSFYNVRAFRTLGEHVHKSLHSGAAVIVTGFQRINRWQTSSGEPRETIEIDAHNVGPDLKWGIATFQRVRTHAEEASGWGDQRSDRPQSDSSDVWSQGAPGEQAAAVRQAAPGWQTGVSVSSGPAPDFATDEASALQQSVDGTGDFADSGTTAQDDQARVEQQAS from the coding sequence ATGAACGAAACCACCGTCACCATCCACGGCAACCTGGTCGCCGACCCCGAGCGCCGCAGCGGGCGCACCGGCGACTTCACCACCTTCCGGGTCGCGGTCAACGAGCGCTGGTACGACAAGAAGACCCAGGCGTATGTCGACGGCCCCAGCTCGTTCTACAACGTGCGGGCGTTCCGGACCCTCGGCGAGCACGTGCACAAGTCGTTGCACTCCGGTGCCGCGGTGATCGTCACCGGCTTCCAGCGGATCAACCGCTGGCAGACCTCGAGCGGGGAGCCGCGCGAGACGATCGAGATCGACGCGCACAACGTCGGCCCCGACCTGAAATGGGGCATCGCCACCTTCCAGCGGGTAAGGACGCATGCCGAGGAGGCGTCCGGCTGGGGCGACCAGCGGTCCGACCGGCCGCAGTCCGACTCGAGCGACGTGTGGTCGCAGGGCGCACCCGGTGAGCAGGCCGCCGCCGTCCGGCAGGCGGCACCGGGCTGGCAGACGGGTGTGTCAGTCTCGTCCGGGCCGGCACCGGACTTCGCCACCGACGAGGCGAGCGCCCTGCAGCAATCCGTCGACGGGACAGGCGATTTCGCCGATTCGGGCACGACGGCGCAGGACGACCAGGCGCGGGTGGAGCAGCAGGCCAGTTGA
- the ettA gene encoding energy-dependent translational throttle protein EttA, which yields MPEFIYTMTKARKAVGDKLILDDVSMSFYPGAKIGVVGPNGAGKSTILKIMAGLDQPSNGEARLSPGYSVGILQQEPPLNEEKDVRGNVEEGLGQIKADLDRFNQISEEMAQPDADFDALMAEMGTLQEKIDAADAWDLDSQLEQAMDALQCPPGDADVSVLSGGERRRVALCKLLLSKPDLLLLDEPTNHLDAESVNWLEQHLASYPGAVLAVTHDRYFLDHVAGWICEVDRGRLYPYEGNYSTYLEKKQERLQVQGKKDAKLAKRLKSELEWVRSNAKARQTKSKARLARYEEMAAEAERTRKLDFEEIQIPPGPRLGAQVIEVKDLRKGFGDRVLIDNLSFTLPRNGIVGVIGPNGVGKTTLFKTIVGLEEPDGGEVKVGDTVNISYVDQGRGGLDENKTLWEVVSDGLDHIQVGQVEIPSRAYVSQFGFKGPDQQKKAGVLSGGERNRLNLALTLKQGGNLLLLDEPTNDLDVETLGSLENALLDFPGCAVVISHDRWFLDRVATHILAYEGTDENSANWYWFEGNFAAYEENKVERLGVEAARPHRVTHRRLTRD from the coding sequence ATGCCCGAGTTCATCTACACCATGACCAAGGCGCGCAAGGCGGTCGGCGACAAGCTCATCCTCGACGACGTCAGCATGTCCTTCTATCCCGGCGCCAAGATCGGCGTCGTGGGCCCCAACGGTGCCGGCAAGTCCACGATCCTGAAGATCATGGCCGGCCTGGACCAGCCGTCCAACGGCGAGGCCCGGCTGTCGCCCGGCTACAGCGTCGGCATCCTGCAGCAGGAGCCGCCGCTCAACGAGGAGAAGGACGTGCGCGGCAACGTCGAGGAGGGCCTCGGGCAGATCAAGGCCGACCTCGACCGCTTCAACCAGATCTCCGAGGAGATGGCGCAGCCGGACGCCGACTTCGACGCCCTGATGGCCGAGATGGGCACGCTGCAGGAGAAGATCGACGCCGCCGACGCCTGGGACCTCGACTCCCAGCTCGAGCAGGCGATGGACGCGCTGCAGTGCCCGCCCGGCGACGCCGACGTCAGCGTGCTGTCCGGTGGTGAGCGCCGCCGCGTGGCGCTCTGCAAGCTGCTGCTGTCCAAGCCGGACCTGCTGCTGCTCGACGAGCCGACCAACCACCTCGACGCCGAGTCGGTCAACTGGCTCGAGCAGCACCTCGCGTCCTACCCCGGCGCCGTGCTGGCCGTGACCCACGACCGCTACTTCCTCGACCACGTCGCCGGCTGGATCTGCGAGGTCGACCGCGGCCGGCTCTACCCCTACGAGGGCAACTACTCCACCTACCTGGAGAAGAAGCAGGAGCGACTGCAGGTCCAGGGCAAGAAGGACGCCAAGCTCGCCAAGCGCCTGAAGTCCGAGCTGGAGTGGGTGCGGTCCAACGCCAAGGCGCGACAGACCAAGAGCAAGGCCCGCCTGGCCCGCTACGAGGAGATGGCGGCCGAGGCCGAGCGCACCCGCAAGCTGGACTTCGAGGAGATCCAGATCCCGCCGGGCCCGCGGCTCGGAGCGCAGGTCATCGAGGTCAAGGACCTGCGCAAGGGCTTCGGCGACCGGGTGCTGATCGACAACCTGTCGTTCACCCTGCCGCGCAACGGCATCGTCGGCGTCATCGGCCCCAACGGCGTCGGCAAGACCACGCTGTTCAAGACCATCGTCGGGCTTGAGGAGCCGGACGGCGGCGAGGTCAAGGTCGGCGACACCGTCAACATCTCGTATGTCGACCAGGGCCGCGGCGGCCTCGACGAGAACAAGACGCTCTGGGAGGTCGTCTCCGACGGTCTGGACCACATCCAGGTCGGTCAGGTCGAAATCCCCTCTCGCGCCTACGTTTCGCAGTTCGGCTTCAAGGGGCCGGACCAGCAGAAGAAGGCCGGCGTGCTCTCCGGTGGTGAGCGCAACCGCCTCAACCTGGCGCTGACCCTCAAGCAGGGCGGCAACCTGCTGCTGCTCGACGAGCCGACCAACGACCTCGACGTCGAGACCCTCGGCTCGCTGGAGAACGCGCTGCTCGACTTCCCGGGCTGCGCCGTGGTCATCAGCCACGACCGGTGGTTCCTCGACCGGGTCGCGACCCACATCCTGGCCTACGAGGGCACCGACGAGAACTCGGCCAACTGGTATTGGTTCGAGGGCAACTTCGCCGCCTACGAGGAGAACAAGGTCGAGCGCCTCGGTGTCGAGGCCGCCCGCCCGCACCGGGTCACCCACCGGCGCCTGACCCGCGACTGA
- a CDS encoding VOC family protein, whose product MTSRAANFCIDAADPYAQTLWWSKVLGDYHLETDDPPQPGDDEAGLAGPNDTYLLFLKVPEGKTVKNRMHVCLRPTDRTRDEEVDRILALGATMYDDRRRPDSGWAVLADPEGNEFCVLMSDAEVADRERAQGDQPG is encoded by the coding sequence ATGACCTCACGCGCTGCCAACTTCTGCATCGACGCCGCCGACCCCTACGCCCAGACGCTCTGGTGGAGCAAGGTGCTGGGCGACTACCACCTCGAGACCGACGACCCGCCGCAGCCGGGTGACGACGAGGCCGGGCTCGCCGGGCCGAACGACACCTACCTGTTGTTCCTCAAGGTGCCCGAGGGCAAGACGGTCAAGAACCGGATGCACGTCTGTCTGCGCCCGACCGACCGCACCCGCGACGAGGAGGTCGACCGCATCCTCGCTCTCGGCGCGACCATGTATGACGATCGTCGCCGGCCCGACAGCGGCTGGGCGGTGCTGGCCGATCCGGAAGGCAACGAGTTCTGCGTCCTGATGTCGGACGCCGAGGTCGCCGACCGCGAACGCGCCCAGGGCGACCAGCCCGGCTGA
- a CDS encoding GNAT family N-acetyltransferase, translating to MTMPTPLRPVTLTGTLVRLAPLSPDHHDGLVEAIRDGDVWDRWYTSVPRPEDMGAEIERRLELQARGEMLPFTAIRQSDDRVIGMTTFYDIDPEVPRLEIGYTWNAASAHGTGTNPESKLLLLTHAFDELGCECVGLRTQWVNTQSREAIARLGAKQDGVLRSNKRHRNGALLDAVLFSILRHEWPTVRANLEHRLRHRV from the coding sequence ATGACGATGCCGACTCCCCTGCGACCGGTCACGCTCACCGGCACACTCGTGCGCCTCGCGCCGCTCTCGCCCGACCACCACGACGGCCTGGTCGAGGCGATCCGCGACGGTGACGTGTGGGACCGGTGGTACACCTCGGTGCCGCGGCCGGAGGACATGGGCGCCGAGATCGAGCGTCGCCTCGAGTTGCAGGCGAGGGGCGAGATGCTGCCGTTCACCGCGATCCGCCAGTCCGACGACCGGGTCATCGGGATGACCACCTTCTACGACATCGACCCGGAGGTGCCACGGCTCGAGATCGGCTACACCTGGAACGCCGCGTCCGCGCACGGCACCGGCACCAACCCCGAGTCGAAGCTGCTGCTCCTCACGCACGCATTCGACGAACTCGGCTGCGAATGCGTTGGATTGCGCACCCAGTGGGTCAACACGCAGTCCCGGGAGGCGATTGCCCGGCTCGGCGCCAAGCAGGACGGCGTCCTGCGCAGCAACAAGCGGCACCGCAACGGAGCGCTTCTCGACGCGGTGTTGTTCTCGATCCTGCGGCACGAGTGGCCGACGGTCCGCGCCAACCTCGAGCACCGTCTGCGGCACCGGGTCTGA